The nucleotide sequence GGCCGTCTGAACGATCGGCCAATTACGGTGGTGGGAATCTCAAAGGGTGACGATACCGAATCAAATATCGACCGTCACTTCGGGAGTCCAACCCCAGCTGGTTATGCAAAGGCATTACGGGCAATGAAACAAGCCGAAAAATTTAACCGCCCGGTTTTAGCTTTGGTGAATACACCAGGAGCTTATCCAGATGTTGAGTCAGAGTATCATGGCCAAGGTTCAGCTGTAGCACAATGTATTATTCAAGGTTTACAATTAAAAGTACCGTACATTAGCATTATCTTAGGTGAAGGCGGAAGTGGTGGGGCACTTGCTCTTTGCTGTGGCGACGAGGTTTATATGCTTGAAAATAGCATTTACTCAGTGTTATCGCCTGAAGGGTATGCTAGTATTATGTGGAAGGATTCTAAGAAGGTTCCTGAGGCAGCCGAAGAGCTAGGATTAACTCCTGAAAGGTTGCTCAAAGAACATGTTATCGAAGGAATCCTACCGGAGATTGAGACGAACGACGACGTGGTGAACCTTAAGAAATTTTTGACTGATCGATTTGAACAGTTAAGTGCTCAAAGTGTTGATGATTTAATTGATCAGCGACAAGAAAGATACGATAGGTTCTAAATTAGTTTGGAGGAAAAGAAATGGACGGGATTTTAACTGGTAAGACCATCGTGGTTATGGGTGTTGCCAACAAGAGAAGTATTGCTTGGGGATGTACTAATGCCTTGATTAACCAAGGTGCTAAAGTAGTACTTACTTATCAAAACGATCGAATCAAGGAAAGCTTGCAAAGATTTGTTCCTGAAGATCTTGATTTGATCGAATGTGATGTTGCTGAAGATAGTAATATCGAAGTAGCATTTAAAGAAATTGGTGACAAGTACGGCAAGATTGATGGGGTTATCCACGCCATTGCATTTGCTGATAAGGAAACTTTGACTAACGGAGTAATCAACACTAAAAAGGACGGTTACGACCTTGCCCAAAACATTAGTGCATACTCGTTCATCGCCGTTTCAAGATACGCCAAACAATACTTAAACAATCCAGGTAGTATCATTACCCTTACTTACTTCGGTTCAATTCGCGCTATCCCTAACTACAACATGATGGGTATCGCTAAGGCCGCCCTTGAATCAAGTGTTCGTTACTTAGCTAAAGAGTTAGGTGAAGACGGAATTCGCGTTAATGCTATTTCTGCAGGAGCTGTTAAGACACTTGCTGTTACAGGTATCAAGGGGCACAGTGACTTATTGAAGATGTCTCAAGGATTTACAGTTGATAATGTCAGTGTTACTACCGACGAAATCGGTAATGTGGCTGCATTCTTGATGAGTGACTTATCTACTGGAATGACTGGTGATACCTTGTTTGTTGATAAAGGTGTTCACTTGATGTAATTTTTTGACTTCGTCAATTATTAAATTATGCTATTATTTATATAAAGGAAGCCGTCCGGAATTTCCGGGCGGCTTTTTATAGTATGTAGTTGAATAGCTTAAATGCTAAAAAAATGGCTGTTATGGAGTTGACTTGATTGGATGGCACATTGATTCATAAATTAATATTAAATAGCTTAACGGGCAAATATGAGCCAGCTGTGCAATCTTTTGACGAGATAGACTCGACCAACCAATATTTGAAACGATTAGTTACAAGTGGTGGGCAAAATGAGCCCCTAATTGTTGTGGCTGAGTCGCAAACTGCTGGGTACGGAAAACGGGGTAGAAGTTTTTACTCACCTGAAAAGACTGGAATCTATATGAGCATTCTAATTCCATACGTGGAAATTCCACTTAACTTAGTCGGAAGGGTGACGATTGGGGTCGCAGTCTCAGTCATGGCCGCTATTCAAAAGTTTTTTCCGTCTGTAGAGCTAACCGCTAAGTGGGTCAATGACATTCTGGCTAATAATCGTAAGGCAGTCGGAATTCTGGCTGAGCTTGTCGATAATCCTAGCGGGCAGGCTGACTTAA is from Lentilactobacillus curieae and encodes:
- the accA gene encoding carboxyltransferase subunit alpha, with protein sequence MKNAAYEKVTAARSQSKILTTTLVKQLIDGFFEIHGDRGYADDHAVIAGIGRLNDRPITVVGISKGDDTESNIDRHFGSPTPAGYAKALRAMKQAEKFNRPVLALVNTPGAYPDVESEYHGQGSAVAQCIIQGLQLKVPYISIILGEGGSGGALALCCGDEVYMLENSIYSVLSPEGYASIMWKDSKKVPEAAEELGLTPERLLKEHVIEGILPEIETNDDVVNLKKFLTDRFEQLSAQSVDDLIDQRQERYDRF
- the fabI gene encoding enoyl-ACP reductase FabI; the encoded protein is MDGILTGKTIVVMGVANKRSIAWGCTNALINQGAKVVLTYQNDRIKESLQRFVPEDLDLIECDVAEDSNIEVAFKEIGDKYGKIDGVIHAIAFADKETLTNGVINTKKDGYDLAQNISAYSFIAVSRYAKQYLNNPGSIITLTYFGSIRAIPNYNMMGIAKAALESSVRYLAKELGEDGIRVNAISAGAVKTLAVTGIKGHSDLLKMSQGFTVDNVSVTTDEIGNVAAFLMSDLSTGMTGDTLFVDKGVHLM
- a CDS encoding biotin--[acetyl-CoA-carboxylase] ligase, which translates into the protein MQSFDEIDSTNQYLKRLVTSGGQNEPLIVVAESQTAGYGKRGRSFYSPEKTGIYMSILIPYVEIPLNLVGRVTIGVAVSVMAAIQKFFPSVELTAKWVNDILANNRKAVGILAELVDNPSGQADLIVGIGINLSTQNFPEELKNKAGSIAGVSKQVERERLVAQIYLEFVKVFSDFKNPTIIANYRHSLGTIGKEVEVRVGSKIIRGIARDIDDDGSLVVELNDGELRHLASGDVVKVNTPNSNYYG